The Prevotella sp. oral taxon 299 str. F0039 genome has a segment encoding these proteins:
- a CDS encoding cell division ATP-binding protein FtsE has product MLINYKGINIYQDDKLVLGNVDFHIDQSEFVYLVGKVGSGKSSLLKTIYCELDLDSDNEDGVADVLGRDLKKIKRKEIAGLRRDFGIIFQDFQLLHDLTVYRNLHFVLKATGWKDNKEIDERIDEVLTDVGLLDKKNKMPHELSGGEQQRIAIARALLNKPKVIIADEPTGNLDTETALDIVALLKEITKKGTAVIMSTHNMLILQKYPGIVYKCEDGLLADVTSEYTKEGTKEEKFDL; this is encoded by the coding sequence ATGCTTATAAATTATAAAGGAATAAATATATATCAAGACGACAAATTGGTTCTTGGTAATGTCGATTTTCATATTGATCAAAGCGAATTTGTGTATTTAGTGGGTAAGGTAGGCTCTGGAAAAAGCTCATTATTAAAAACGATTTATTGTGAGCTAGATCTTGATTCTGATAACGAAGATGGAGTTGCTGATGTTTTAGGACGTGACTTAAAGAAGATAAAAAGAAAAGAAATAGCAGGTTTAAGAAGAGATTTTGGTATTATTTTTCAAGACTTTCAATTGCTACACGACTTGACAGTTTATCGTAATTTGCACTTTGTCCTAAAAGCAACGGGCTGGAAAGATAATAAAGAAATAGACGAACGTATTGATGAAGTGTTGACTGATGTGGGATTGTTGGATAAGAAAAACAAGATGCCTCATGAACTTTCTGGAGGTGAACAGCAGCGTATTGCAATAGCTAGAGCATTGCTTAATAAACCCAAAGTGATTATTGCAGATGAGCCAACAGGTAATCTTGACACAGAAACAGCTTTGGATATTGTTGCTCTTTTGAAAGAGATTACTAAGAAAGGAACTGCAGTTATCATGTCAACACATAATATGTTGATTCTTCAAAAATATCCAGGAATAGTGTATAAATGCGAAGACGGACTACTAGCAGATGTGACTTCAGAATACACAAAAGAAGGAACTAAGGAAGAAAAATTCGATTTATAG
- a CDS encoding aspartate kinase, protein MKVMKFGGTSVGSPERIKEVCGIITASGEPTFVVLSAMSGTTNSLVEIADYLYKKNPEGANEVINHLEKKYDKVVDELYSTDKTKKDIKEFLSKEFVFLRSFTKELFTSFEEKTIVAQGEIMSTTMVEAYLQEQGIKSVLLSALDFMRTDKNSEPNLHDITLLLSNITKEKTGYQIYLTQGFICRNAYGEIDNLQRGGSDYTASLIGAAINSEEVQIWTDIDGLHNNDPRVVEKTEAVRQLHFEEAAELAYFGAKILHPTCIQPAKYANIPVRLKYTMDPDAEGTIINGIKTQGKIKAIAAKDNITAIKIKSSRMLFAAGFLRKVFEIFESYHTPVDMIATSEVSVSMSIEDKSHLADILSELKKYGTVTTESEMSIVCVVGDLDWNNTGFVAKVTEALKDIPVRMISYGGSNYNVSFLIKQSDKKEALQSLSTALFYS, encoded by the coding sequence ATGAAGGTAATGAAGTTTGGTGGTACCTCTGTTGGTTCGCCAGAACGTATAAAAGAAGTTTGTGGTATAATAACAGCAAGTGGCGAGCCCACATTTGTTGTGCTTTCTGCAATGTCGGGCACAACTAATTCGTTGGTTGAGATTGCCGATTATCTTTATAAAAAGAACCCAGAAGGGGCAAATGAGGTGATTAATCATCTTGAAAAAAAATATGATAAGGTTGTAGATGAATTATACTCTACGGATAAAACCAAGAAAGATATAAAAGAATTCTTAAGTAAAGAGTTTGTTTTTTTGCGTTCTTTTACGAAAGAATTATTTACAAGTTTTGAAGAAAAGACCATTGTTGCGCAAGGAGAAATTATGAGTACAACAATGGTTGAAGCCTATTTGCAAGAGCAAGGCATTAAGTCTGTATTGTTATCTGCTTTGGACTTTATGAGAACTGATAAAAACTCAGAACCTAATCTGCATGATATTACCCTTTTATTGTCTAATATTACGAAAGAAAAAACAGGTTATCAAATATACCTAACGCAAGGATTCATTTGTAGAAATGCTTATGGAGAGATTGATAATCTTCAGCGTGGAGGCTCTGATTATACTGCATCTTTAATTGGAGCGGCTATAAATTCTGAGGAAGTACAAATATGGACGGATATTGATGGCTTGCATAATAATGATCCAAGAGTGGTTGAAAAGACCGAAGCTGTTCGTCAGTTACATTTTGAAGAAGCTGCAGAATTAGCTTACTTTGGTGCGAAAATATTGCATCCAACATGCATTCAGCCTGCTAAATATGCCAATATTCCAGTTCGTTTGAAATATACCATGGACCCAGATGCAGAAGGAACAATTATCAACGGCATAAAGACGCAGGGTAAAATAAAGGCAATTGCAGCCAAAGATAACATTACAGCAATTAAGATTAAGTCGAGTAGAATGCTTTTTGCAGCAGGCTTTTTGCGTAAAGTATTTGAGATATTTGAAAGCTATCACACTCCAGTTGACATGATTGCAACAAGCGAAGTGAGCGTATCTATGAGCATCGAAGATAAATCTCATTTAGCAGATATATTATCAGAGCTAAAGAAATATGGTACAGTTACTACCGAAAGCGAGATGAGTATTGTTTGTGTTGTTGGCGACTTAGATTGGAATAACACAGGATTTGTTGCAAAGGTGACTGAAGCTTTGAAAGATATTCCTGTGAGAATGATATCTTATGGAGGTTCAAACTATAACGTTTCGTTCCTCATTAAGCAAAGTGATAAGAAAGAAGCATTGCAAAGTTTGAGTACAGCTCTATTTTATTCATAA
- a CDS encoding HAD family hydrolase, which produces MKYNTYIFDLDGTLLSTLEDLKNSCNFALVSFGLPERTLEEVRQFVGNGIELLMKRAVPNNTDNELFTKVFETFKEHYLIHNLDTTRPYDGVLEMLDELNRAGKNIAVVSNKFYEATVELCRHFFGARVRVAIGERADIRKKPAPDTVDEAFKLLGVSRENAVYIGDSDVDLETARNSNLPCISVLWGFRDKDFLIEHGGDTFVTEPSQILAI; this is translated from the coding sequence ATGAAATACAATACTTATATTTTTGATCTTGATGGCACACTTTTAAGTACATTAGAGGATTTAAAGAATAGTTGTAACTTTGCTTTGGTATCGTTTGGACTTCCTGAAAGAACACTAGAAGAAGTGCGACAATTCGTTGGAAATGGTATTGAATTGTTGATGAAACGTGCAGTTCCTAATAATACTGATAATGAATTGTTTACAAAGGTGTTTGAAACTTTTAAGGAACACTATCTTATTCACAATTTAGATACGACAAGACCTTATGATGGTGTACTTGAAATGCTTGATGAATTAAATCGTGCAGGCAAGAATATTGCGGTGGTAAGTAATAAATTTTACGAAGCAACAGTTGAGCTTTGTCGTCATTTCTTTGGTGCTAGAGTGAGGGTTGCAATAGGTGAACGTGCCGATATAAGAAAGAAACCTGCTCCTGATACAGTTGATGAAGCATTTAAGTTGCTTGGTGTTTCACGAGAGAATGCAGTGTATATAGGTGATAGCGATGTAGATTTAGAAACAGCAAGAAATTCTAATTTACCATGTATTTCGGTTCTATGGGGATTTAGAGATAAAGATTTCTTGATTGAACATGGGGGAGATACATTCGTAACAGAACCATCTCAAATTCTTGCTATTTGA
- a CDS encoding DUF421 domain-containing protein, translated as MNYLDITFKLVLGLLALITVINLTGKGNLAPTTAMEQIQNYVLGGIIGGVIYSKDLHVYQFGIVLTIWFLLVFGLKRLKSKNHFLQRILDGTPRVLIVNGNVDVAACNAAKITAQELTFKLRMQNVFNITHVKRAVLEQNGQLLVVLSGEENPRFPLITDGTIQKNILAAIDKDEEWLIERMAEQGYSSSSEIFLADYLSGNVVITPYRSVEKG; from the coding sequence ATGAATTATTTAGACATTACATTTAAGTTGGTTTTAGGCTTACTTGCGCTAATAACAGTTATCAACTTAACAGGAAAAGGTAATCTAGCTCCAACCACAGCGATGGAACAAATACAGAATTATGTACTAGGTGGAATTATCGGTGGTGTCATATATAGTAAGGATTTGCATGTTTATCAGTTTGGAATTGTATTAACAATATGGTTCTTATTGGTGTTTGGATTAAAGCGTTTAAAATCGAAAAACCATTTTCTACAACGCATATTAGATGGAACTCCACGAGTATTAATTGTGAATGGAAATGTGGATGTTGCTGCATGTAATGCCGCAAAGATAACTGCTCAAGAGCTAACTTTTAAGTTAAGAATGCAGAATGTTTTTAATATTACACATGTAAAGCGAGCCGTTTTAGAGCAAAATGGTCAGTTGTTAGTGGTGCTCTCAGGTGAAGAGAATCCACGATTTCCACTGATTACCGATGGAACTATTCAGAAAAATATTCTCGCAGCGATTGATAAAGATGAAGAATGGTTAATAGAAAGAATGGCAGAGCAAGGTTATTCAAGTTCTTCGGAGATATTTCTCGCAGATTACTTAAGTGGAAATGTCGTGATAACTCCTTATCGTTCAGTAGAGAAAGGATAA